Below is a window of Plasmodium chabaudi chabaudi strain AS genome assembly, chromosome: 10 DNA.
cATTTTTATGACTATATGAATGAAGCACACttgtgtattatttttttgaaggAACATacacatgtatatatgtttattttttaagtaatCATTATATACACGCTTTAAGTATTTCATATTGATAAGGAGATTGATAACCAGTTGTAAATAAAGTGCATATGAAgggtatatatttatttgtggATACCTATTATGATTCAATATTAATtggataatttttttatgctaTGTAACCTGTTAAGAATAGGCAATGGTATAGTATGCTTTTTGAATTGGTGCAGAATGTCTtagaatataattttttttaagccctcatttttttatattataaaagtatagctatgcatatacacatgggtatttttttgtaatactTAAAGTAccaataacaaaaaatatataaagaccCCAAGGAatacaaacaaaataaatattttatggaatatttttatttgttaaattttgagttattaaaatgttatgtaatttttaaagattGATACTTCAGACTaagttattatattattccattttttaattaaataacaGAATAACAatcaaaaattttgataaaaaaatataattgctTAATGACAAAATTGTATGGagatttgtaaaaaaaaatagtatgaaCTTATATAGTATGTTAGACATgtataatcatttttttcgtttttttaatttccaAATAAAGTATTTATCACTTggaatttttcattatgaGAATCaggaataaaatatgaaaaaaatatgaaaaaaaaaaatttcttCGAGACAGGAAAATTTCAGGGTATTTCGTCTTCCATTCTTtttgtacatatatgtgagatttatatactttaaTACGCACGTTTaagttttaaatatttattcgCATTTGTTTGAATATGCAAAGATGAGCATACAGTATGTAAACtttaaatgatttaaaacaaatgtaTGCAATGTTCTAggataattttaaaaatatttttaaggtACTTTTAAAGATAATTAAGTTAATTTTTAAGTAATATCTaggataaaaataaaataaattttaatacgCTTTAAACTGAAATTTACGAAAGAGCGAATATAAGATCAGATGTGTGTGAAACTTGTACCTAGTCTTTGTTGCGATAAGGCTAGCTTAAAtacacataatatatatgtattttatggctattacatatttgtaaataaataattataaatttaaaaatacgaTAAATACTAAAtcgatgaaataaaaattaacagatgtaaaatattaaaggaAGAGTAGTAATTAGGTGGGCAATTGCCTTTTCCAGATAAAATACAGCACATCTATAAGTATAAGATAATTCTTATTTgtgcaatatatatatacttatatgaaataaattcaaaaataaataaacataaaaatatgtgtcAAAGAAgtgaataaataaaatggagaataaaattaataagaaGTACAAAATAGTAAAGAATGATGATGTAAATCATCGATATACTATTAATGATGTAGAAGTTTGTTTTCcatatgaattatatgattgtcaatataattatatgctaAGTGTGTTAAatgcattaaaaaaaaaagaaaatgcaaTATTAGAATCTCCTACTGGTACAGGTAAAACATTATGTTTACTTTGTGCGAGTATAAGTTATTTAGTGAAtgttttagaaaaaaaagggCATTTCAATGAAAGCATAAATATACgagaaaataaatcaaatgtTTCTTTTGGGTtcaaagaaaatgataatggacctaaaaaaagtataaaagCAGATTatccaaaaataatatatgcatctAGAACACACAGTCAATTAAAACAAGTAattaaagaattaaaaaatgtatattttataaaaaataatgaaaaatataaattattaacaacCATATTAGGTTCAAGAGATCAATTATGTGTTCATAATATTAGTTATAATTACAAAGGTACAatgttaaataatatgtgtAAGAGAGTTAGAAAAAGTGGAGAATGTATGTATCATAATGGattaaaacatttatataaatataaacatttatttaCTACCCCTATGGATGTTGAAACATTAAATGACATAGGGAAAGGAAATAATAGTGTTGGacaaaatattcatttttgcCCATTTTATGCTACTAGAGAAATTCAAAATGAATGTCATGTTATTCTACTaccatataattatttatttgaagaAAGTACAAGaagaatattaaaattagacttagaaaattgtattattataattgaCGAAGGAcataatattgaaaatgttGCAGAAGAAGCGgtatcatttaaaataagaGATTCagatttaaatttatttttagaaagTATAAAGGCTACTCTTAGTATATTAGAAAAAGTAAATGATATAGATAAAGAAATAcaagataaaataaatgttgatgaattatttatgcTGAATAGGAGTATTAATAGTTTAATTACATGGTTAGAAAATGAACGGTTAGAACgaaatgataaaaagaaaattaaagaaagacataaaacatatgaaggaaataaaatttttgatatatttgaaaataataatataaatattagtaaaagtaattttgaaaattttaataatttattatcaaatatgatcgaattattaaataaatatataaacgattttaaattatctcAAATTgatgtaaaaaatgtaaataaatatatagctaCTATAGATAATGTGAAAAAGGCATTTAGTATATTGTTTAGTGATATagttaaaaattgtatagaatattttcaattatatattaatgaagaaaaagtattatataatgaatcTAATGATCCAAATAAAGTTTATGatcatatgaaaaaatttacaaaaattaaaacaaaaattgcatatgataatcaaaataattatactaTGAGCAAAacaatatcattattatgtttttcaGCAACAGCTAGTTTATgtggaataataaaagagaaGGTAAATTCTATAATTGTAACATCAGGCACATTATCTCCAGTTGAACCATTTTCAAAACAATTAAGTGGAAgctatttttcatttcatcACATATTGGAAAATGATCATGTTATTAAATCACATCAATTATTTGTTGGTTGTATGACtcattataataatcaattattattgtctacttatgaaaatagatctaatgaaaattatataaaagcTTTAGGCAATTGtatatttgatataattGCTTGTATACCTTTTGGTGtcctaatattttttgcatcTTACAGTTCTATGACTGAAACTGTTGCAACttggaaaaaattaaaaatttttgataaaataaattcatataaaacaatatttgtTGAACCCAATAAAGCAGCTGatttaaaagatatattatttcaatatgaaaatataataaaaaaaaaaagaaaaggcGCTATACTTATGGGAGTATGTAGAGGAAAAATATCAGAAGGAATTGATTTTAAAGATGATTGCTGTAGGGGTGTTATAATTTGTGGATTACCTTATGGTAATGTCTATGAtagtaaaattatatttaaaagagAATTTTTAGACAATTTTAAATCCGAAATAACGGAATCAAATCCATCTGGTGAAACAAATAACGATAATAATGCATCTAAAGGAAATAAATGGTATAATGAAGAAGCTATGAGATCAATTAATCAGTCTATTGGTAGAGTTATTAGGCATAAAGATGACTATGgagcaatattttttcttgaTTCTCGATTTTCGAATAATCAAAGAATTAAAGAAATCTCTAAATGGGTTAGAGCCCATTTTCGAGTATATAGAGATATTGATCAAATACAAAAtgatattgaaaaattttttgaGCTTTTTAAAGGTATAAACAATTTGAAAACAGAGCAAGCAAGTATTAGTAATTCTCAAAGATCTGttgaaaaacaaaatggaGGTTATGGAATGAATGACAGTTTTAACAGCATGGGTGGAAGTGAAGAAAGTAGTGTTATGAAAcaaattggaaaaaattttcaagattgttatatacaaaatccTAAACAAAACAAACACGGAATttcagaaaataaattcgtTTTTAACcccacaaaaaaaattaaaaatcaaCCTAAAATACTTAGTAtgatacaaaatataacaaaaggAAAACAAgcacaaaataatatatacgtaGATAGTacaaatgatgaaaaacaaatttttaaagcaAAAGACAATGAAGAAAGTAATGCTAAGCTGGATGATGCAAAGTCATTGATATCAGCTTTTAGaggaatattttcaaaagatatatatactagattttttgaattaataaaagaaaccaaaaaaaaaaatgatgataataaatacgAATTACTAATAAGTAACATTTTCGATCTAATTATCGAAAATTGTGAagcagaaaaaaatgaaacttCCAGCGATGatacaattataaaaaatgcaccAATCAATTTTCATCTTATTAtgtcagaaaaaaaaataataaatatttgggaacttattattaaacttattaataattttttccctCCAGAACAAACAGAGAAATGCTTCTTCATTATTAGGAAGAAGTTTAGAGAAAAGACAAACCATTTTCAGGAGTTGGAAAAGTATGTATATAACTATAGGCTCAAAAGAATTGAACGAATATAATACCTTGGTTAGTCAGAAGACTTAATAGATTATCGAACTTGTTTCGAATCATATCTATGCATATgtctttccttttttattaacatttttttaaacattattgaaattatatttttaaaatttttctaCGGTTTATGTAACAcatagttttttttatgtcaaTTAAATGCATGTATAAAACATGCACTAAAATGAAATGGTGACTAATTCACtgaataaacaaaaataataaatataatttaggATTAGCACCctcaaaataaacaaatttataaatatgtttgcatattatgaaaatttgtatatattattattttttttataaaaaataatatattatcgtttttaaaaaattttgaatctTTATAAAAGTTTCTGTAAATAGAGCGAACACATTAATCTAATGGATAACTATGGGTGgtcattatattatttcatgCATAGAGGTTATTTCgcatttgttatttttatgcatcTGTAAAATaggaagaaataaataggACACAAgtgtatatatgcacatgcatatatgctACATGATGGATCTATTTTGTAAAAGCCTCtacaatattattacacTTTTTCATCAGCcacattttatatgattacctttttcctttttctcaattttttaatgagtATTTTTAACATTGATATTATTGAAGCtatgaaaatacaaaaaataaatacaaaaaaaaaggaaaaagtaaatattCCGAAAATgctaagaaaaaaaaattaaaagaatatgtctaattgttttaacattttgtgttgaaaataaagtaaTCTATGCATACGTTTGTTGTATTTCTTTCTTGCATTACCCATAATATTGATATAGCGAATTCGCATATTCATAATACGAATGTTGATCTTCAATATGCTCTTCAATGGAATGATCtgtattttgttttctattttgaaatggaaattttaaatcatcatttgttatattttccactaagctattatttatgatgCGTATTAATTCTgtagaaatattataaaacaaaaatattactataaaaaaagaaagaagaCAATTGAAATGAAATGAATTATTACATTGGGTTTCGTAAATTTTACCCtctcttttattttcatatttttgagcaaatttttttttattttcttcaagttttatattatgagAAACTGTAGTAGTATCTATTCCGTTGTCGATATTTTGGGATAAGTAGTCCTTTGTCACTTTATGCGGCTTTATTTCGCTTTTATTAgccataaaatatttttatattatttaattttttcaaaatatccCTTTTCTCATTTTGTATGTTTACTATCCATAAAAGTTTGCCTACCCCTATCTCTACATATacctatatatttattatgtacataaaaaatatatgaaattaaaaaagcgTAATTGACATAATTCCCTtcgaaataattatattatacatgtacaatttttataattttctccATGTCTTatgtaattattaaaaaaggaaaaaaaagacaataaaaaagccaatttaaatttagttaattaaattttggaaattaaaaaattttcaagcTACTTAATAAAAGaccttttatttatacatttcgaaattcaaaataaaattataaaaacgtccttaaataaacaaatttggAAGTTAattaagaatataaaacatgaatatatataataaaagctTGCATGCAAAAAAACGCCGGAAATTTTtccaattaaaaaaaagtaatagaTAAGTTCTGTTGTCTTTTTTGAGCTtaattattgtttataCACATTAAAATGGTaaatatttactttttattaattatttattttgtccCTTAAAATGGAatggaattttttttatgtgaaATAGGTAtgtcttttattataatgaagagtaaaaaataaaatgcataATTTATGATtgggaataaaaaaatggctacatgtatgttttttttccaaaattGTCGACCTTTGGgaacatataatatgttaaccttttttgtgtataaaaaaatatagacaatattatatctgtcttataataattatgaataaacatggatatatataagactTATAAATCACACAAATGTGGATATcttcatataaaattttaagggacatataattatttaaaactaTTTCATAAGGCTATTGGaaaaaacaacaaaaagaatggtgatatattatatcattaaaGCCTATGCATAATAAGCTTTATAGGAATATCctttttgatttatatctcattttgtaattatatttattctttccttttttttaatcaaGCTATTACATTCATgtgattaaaaatatgcattcatatttttagaaaaaaaaagcctTTGCTTTGTGATAGCATTTTTTGTAGTCCCACACTCAGGAAAAGTataacatttaaaaaaaatatatttttttagaatataatgaaaatacaaaacCGAGaagtatttattattttttaataatattgtataattatgtatagGTTTTGTGTGAATAGAAAGGACATGATTTGCATTAAGGCAACATGTAATGTAAGGAAGTATATATAGATTAGGCTGTAaagcaaatataaatgtaatgACTAATTTATTACACATCGGTGGAATACACATAGAAATATACACGTAATTATTTGTGTATGTACGCATGTGTGCAGGTAAACAggaatttcttttttttcataaacaTAGACGAGTGTAACGTATAACTTAACACTGTCTATAAGCATTTCAGTATAAatgtacataaaaaaaaggagagttttttttttttaaatgaaaaattaatcaTTTGTGAAAGTCAATAATTTTCAGATAATATTTATCTAATATTGCATTATGCATACGCACTTAAAATTTCAAAgaattttacttttattttttaaataaatctgtgcattttatttggaagtatatatatttttttttgaattgtGGAAAATTTGTGtactataaataatgttcTTATgcatactatatatatgcaatacATGCTCATGTAGATttccattttcattttttttttttaaatcaatGCACAAGTATAAAGTATTTCACATTTAATGAAGCTTagttaatacatatataatttatttatttgaaatttAAATGTATTTCGTATTTTGAGGAAATAAagttattttcttttttttctacataACAATACATATTGATATAAAGGGTGTGATGATGATGATACAATTACAAGtggtaaatatatatatcaagaAAATTATGCTTTCTATATTATAGTGAGCAAacatatagaaaataatactgAATTATCTTAATGTtgtaacaatatatatatgcctTATATATCCTTTTTTGCATAATCTTTCTAAATGAAAACCgctttgcttttttttcaagctacaaataaaataatataaaaaagatataacataataataGCCATAACTTATGATGAGGACATTATTTTactgtatttttttataatatatttgatagtgtatatatcattattatttttcttatagTCCTAGTGTTATTTTTGGAATacttttgttatttttttttttcgtgcatttttatttcgtttcataaaaatacacttatatatatagcataCATAAGCTTGCAAATAttacattaatttttttttttattgtatttcGTATTCTtgcttgtttttttttttgctttcctttttttctttttgtttttaaggATACatagagaaaaaaaatatatacaaattattttccagattttttatagattACTAAATACCATAAATACACACAcacaaatatgtattataaatattatgtaatTAAACCGtgaatgaataatatacataaatttaatgatatttaatatgtttatttttcttttttggtGTGCTACTTTATTCAATTCCTTATATTatactttcttttttcttttgccGCATTTTCTACTCTCAATAAATGTACATAACATGCATATGcccatatacatatttgcatatatacaataatacgcgtataataattcattaaagattatattttaaaggaATTATAAGGTACTTAAATAAGTATAGAGAGTGATAGAGCTCCGTTTTTCACTACACTATACGTATGCATATGCccatacataatatatatatatatacataatatattatatagatTGTATACTTACT
It encodes the following:
- a CDS encoding FANCJ-like helicase, putative, which codes for MENKINKKYKIVKNDDVNHRYTINDVEVCFPYELYDCQYNYMLSVLNALKKKENAILESPTGTGKTLCLLCASISYLVNVLEKKGHFNESINIRENKSNVSFGFKENDNGPKKSIKADYPKIIYASRTHSQLKQVIKELKNVYFIKNNEKYKLLTTILGSRDQLCVHNISYNYKGTMLNNMCKRVRKSGECMYHNGLKHLYKYKHLFTTPMDVETLNDIGKGNNSVGQNIHFCPFYATREIQNECHVILLPYNYLFEESTRRILKLDLENCIIIIDEGHNIENVAEEAVSFKIRDSDLNLFLESIKATLSILEKVNDIDKEIQDKINVDELFMLNRSINSLITWLENERLERNDKKKIKERHKTYEGNKIFDIFENNNINISKSNFENFNNLLSNMIELLNKYINDFKLSQIDVKNVNKYIATIDNVKKAFSILFSDIVKNCIEYFQLYINEEKVLYNESNDPNKVYDHMKKFTKIKTKIAYDNQNNYTMSKTISLLCFSATASLCGIIKEKVNSIIVTSGTLSPVEPFSKQLSGSYFSFHHILENDHVIKSHQLFVGCMTHYNNQLLLSTYENRSNENYIKALGNCIFDIIACIPFGVLIFFASYSSMTETVATWKKLKIFDKINSYKTIFVEPNKAADLKDILFQYENIIKKKRKGAILMGVCRGKISEGIDFKDDCCRGVIICGLPYGNVYDSKIIFKREFLDNFKSEITESNPSGETNNDNNASKGNKWYNEEAMRSINQSIGRVIRHKDDYGAIFFLDSRFSNNQRIKEISKWVRAHFRVYRDIDQIQNDIEKFFELFKGINNLKTEQASISNSQRSVEKQNGGYGMNDSFNSMGGSEESSVMKQIGKNFQDCYIQNPKQNKHGISENKFVFNPTKKIKNQPKILSMIQNITKGKQAQNNIYVDSTNDEKQIFKAKDNEESNAKLDDAKSLISAFRGIFSKDIYTRFFELIKETKKKNDDNKYELLISNIFDLIIENCEAEKNETSSDDTIIKNAPINFHLIMSEKKIINIWELIIKLINNFFPPEQTEKCFFIIRKKFREKTNHFQELEKYVYNYRLKRIERI